One region of Gossypium raimondii isolate GPD5lz chromosome 6, ASM2569854v1, whole genome shotgun sequence genomic DNA includes:
- the LOC105774679 gene encoding probable 6-phosphogluconolactonase 2 — protein MEKIKPELRIFESSEELSSNLADYVLQVAESAVKERGSFSLVLSGGDIPIRLGKLSKAPYVRLVEWSKWHVFWAEENVVPKRHPDSYYWQAMQWFISKVPLLPAHVNPVSPGLSGESAANSYEFTIRQQLKSRTVQVSRSTDCPRFDLILLSLGSGGHVASLYPNHPVLEEESQWVACVSKDESCESVTLTLPVINAAANVTIVASGLDTARPFMDTMVGRKPIRSHPAQMVLPRDGNLVWFADASAASLFLRANEPYGTSATDT, from the exons ATGGAGAAGATAAAGCCAGAGCTGAGAATATTTGAAAGCAGTGAAGAGCTGTCGTCAAACCTTGCTGACTATGTGCTTCAAGTTGCTGAATCTGCTGTGAAAGAAAGAGGCTCTTTTTCTCTTGTTCTCTCTGGAGGAGACATACCAATTCGTTTAGG GAAACTGAGCAAGGCACCATATGTGAGACTAGTGGAGTGGTCGAAATGGCATGTATTTTGGGCAGAGGAAAACGTAGTCCCTAAGCGACACCCTGATAGTTACTATTGGCAAGCCATGCAATGGTTTATCTCCAAg GTTCCTTTACTGCCAGCACACGTTAACCCAGTGAGTCCCGGACTATCAGGCGAGTCAGCGGCCAATAGCTATGAGTTTACCATCCGACAACAACTCAAAAGTCGAACGGTCCAGGTTTCCCGATCAACCGACTGTCCCAGATTCGATCTTATCCTTCTATCTCTAGGGTCCGGAGGCCACGTGGCGTCTCTATACCCCAATCATCCGGTGCTGGAAGAAGAGTCTCAGTGGGTAGCTTGCGTTTCCAAGGACGAGTCATGCGAGAGCGTCACCCTCACTCTCCCCGTCATCAACGCAGCTGCCAACGTGACCATCGTGGCTTCTGGGTTGGATACCGCCCGTCCTTTCATGGATACTATGGTGGGTCGGAAGCCCATTCGATCGCACCCGGCCCAAATGGTCTTGCCTCGAGATGGAAACCTCGTTTGGTTTGCAGATGCTTCGGCTGCTTCCTTGTTCCTACGTGCCAATGAACCTTACGGCACGTCAGCTACCGACACCTAA
- the LOC105773774 gene encoding uncharacterized protein LOC105773774, with amino-acid sequence MAKVSKVRKSDSCHKSVNPHLLPSCPKKAGKGSQKKKCSKDSEKKDWEAAKCSVCLEFPHNAVLLLCSSYDKGCRPYMCATSRRFSNCLEQYKKAYTKVTSADNGSVDNASVGQPSEKMEAPELLCPLCRGQVKGWTVVEPVRKYLNRKKRACMQDRCSFVGTYKELKKHVRTKHPLARPRAVDPVLEEKWKKLENERERDDVISTIMSSTPGALVLGDYVIEPGYRGRIYRDESDSDDSYGNPFDDDFIRLDSSVHMRGRFMDYNLYEEDDFGMRRAFRAVPPVARTWPARLLGSVGLRRIPRVRGRNVGQ; translated from the coding sequence ATGGCCAAAGTTAGCAAAGTGCGAAAGTCTGACTCTTGCCATAAAAGTGTGAATCCTCACCTATTGCCATCTTGTCCTAAGAAGGCTGGCAAAGGCTCCCAAAAGAAGAAGTGTTCCAAAGATTCAGAGAAGAAAGATTGGGAAGCTGCAAAATGTTCAGTTTGTCTGGAGTTCCCGCACAATGCTGTTCTCCTCCTTTGTTCCTCTTATGATAAGGGTTGCCGCCCTTACATGTGTGCTACTAGCCGTCGCTTTTCCAATTGTCTTGAGCAATACAAGAAGGCATACACTAAGGTGACTTCAGCTGACAATGGGTCGGTGGATAATGCAAGTGTGGGACAACCCTCTGAAAAGATGGAAGCACCAGAGCTTCTATGCCCGCTTTGTCGTGGTCAAGTGAAAGGTTGGACAGTGGTAGAACCTGTACGGAAATATCTCAATCGGAAAAAAAGGGCCTGCATGCAAGACAGGTGCTCTTTTGTTGGAACCTACAAGGAGCTCAAGAAACATGTTAGGACAAAGCACCCATTAGCACGACCTCGGGCGGTGGACCCTGTACttgaagaaaaatggaaaaagcttgaaaatgaGAGAGAGCGAGATGATGTGATcagcacaattatgtcatcaaCGCCAGGGGCACTAGTCTTGGGTGATTACGTGATTGAGCCAGGTTATCGTGGTCGTATCTACAGAGATGAATCTGATTCAGATGACTCTTATGGCAATCcttttgatgatgattttattcGGCTAGACTCTTCTGTTCACATGCGTGGTAGATTCATGGACTATAACCTATATGAAGAGGATGACTTTGGGATGCGCCGTGCTTTTCGTGCTGTTCCCCCAGTAGCTCGAACTTGGCCTGCTCGCTTGTTGGGGTCAGTGGGACTAAGGCGTATCCCCAGGGTCCGAGGACGTAATGTTGGCCAATAA
- the LOC105773817 gene encoding uncharacterized protein LOC105773817, whose amino-acid sequence MERSEPALVPEWLRSNGTVTGGGNSAHNFASSSSHSDSSLVHHGRHRNLRNISDFDSHRPTLLDRTFSLNSRRSSSNGSAKHAYSSFCRSHRDRDRERDKARSNFGDHRDRASSDALESILSGRGEIDTLHRSHSMFSRKPGESLPRRIGVDVRDSINSNHNNGNGLLSGVTLGGSIHKAVFEKDFPSLGTEDRQVVPEITRVSSPGLSSASQNLLVSSSALISGEGWTSALAEAPSTVGSSNTGSLAALLTVSPSSSGTSTGTSGLNMAEALVLAPSRSQAAPQLSVKTQRREELAIKQSKQLIPVTPSMPKCSVLNSVDKSKGKPAARISEINTAVKSVQQQPSLIHHSNQSPHSGHVKPDAPKTSGKLLVLKPGWENGVSSPTQKDVASPPASANSRVAISQHAGGPARNSNNPKLSSVERKVAALNPVAGFTVEKKPSLAQTQSRNDFFNLLKKKTSTKTSADHSDSLPHISSTTTEKSEVTKEVVTGSSAAHANENGTAATSNGDTCQEAKKFANDGEKNMSSIDMVYPDEEEAAFLRSLGWEENSGDDEGLTEEEINAFYQEYMKLRPTLKLCRGMQPKVAQSFATNLDGASSEVSSSDSESEA is encoded by the exons ATGGAAAGAAGTGAGCCAGCATTAGTTCCAGAATGGTTGAGAAGTAATGGCACTGTTACTGGTGGTGGCAATTCGGCCCACAACTTTGCTTCCTCTTCTTCTCACTCAG ATTCTTCTCTGGTGCATCATGGGAGACATAGAAACTTGAGGAATATAAGTGATTTTGATTCCCATCGACCGACACTTTTGGATCGGACATTTTCATTGAATTCACGGAGGAGTTCTAGTAATGGTTCTGCAAAGCATGCTTACAGTAGCTTTTGTAGGAGTCACCGCGATAGGGATCGAGAAAGGGATAAAGCAAGGTCAAACTTTGGGGACCATAGGGACCGAGCTTCTTCTGATGCTTTAGAAAGTATCTTAAGTGGTAGGGGTGAGATAGATACATTGCATCGTTCTCATTCTATGTTCTCTAGGAAACCGGGTGAGTCTTTGCCTCGAAGGATTGGTGTGGATGTGAGAGACAGTATTAACAGTAACCACAACAATGGCAATGGTCTGTTATCTGGGGTTACCCTTGGGGGTAGCATCCACAAGGCTGTGTTTGAGAAAGATTTTCCCTCACTTGGAACTGAAGATAGGCAGGTGGTGCCTGAGATAACTAGGGTGTCGTCTCCTGGTTTGAGCTCAGCTTCTCAAAATTTGCTTGTGAGTAGTTCAGCACTTATCAGTGGAGAAGGGTGGACCTCAGCTTTGGCAGAAGCTCCCAGCACGGTTGGAAGTAGTAACACAGGTTCCTTGGCTGCACTCCTAACTGTTTCCCCCTCAAGTTCTGGGACTTCAACGGGCACATCTGGCCTTAATATGGCTGAAGCACTAGTGCTAGCTCCTTCACGATCCCAAGCTGCTCCTCAG TTATCTGTCAAGACTCAAAGACGTGAGGAACTGGCTATTAAGCAATCAAAGCAGCTAATACCAGTGACACCTTCTATGCCTAAGTGCTCG GTTCTCAATTCAGTTGATAAATCAAAAGGCAAACCTGCTGCCAGAATAAGTGAGATAAATACAGCTGTCAAGAGTGTGCAGCAGCAACCTTCTTTGATTCATCACAGTAATCAATCTCCTCATAGTGGACATGTCAAGCCTGATGCGCCAAAGACATCTGGGAAGCTTTTGGTTCTCAAACCAGGCTGGGAGAATGGCGTTTCATCCCCTACTCAAAAAGATGTTGCTAGTCCACCAGCAAGTGCTAACAGCAGAGTTGCAATTAGCCAACATGCTGGTGGTCCTGCAAGAAATTCGAACAACCCAAAGCTTTCTTCTGTGGAGCGTAAGGTTGCTGCCTTGAATCCAGTAGCTGGGTTCACTGTGGAAAAGAAACCTTCTTTGGCCCAAACCCAGAGCCGAAATGATTTTTTCAATCTACTGAAAAAGAAGACCTCGACAAAAACTTCTGCAGACCACTCAGATTCACTCCCTCATATTTCATCCACCACCACAGAGAAATCTGAAGTTACGAAGGAAGTAGTCACTGGCTCGTCAGCTGCTCATGCTAATGAGAATGGTACGGCTGCTACTAGCAATGGTGACACCTGTCAAGAGGCTAAAAAATTTGCTAATGATGGTGAAAAGAATATGAGCTCCATTGATATGGTTTATCCAGATGAGGAAGAGGCAGCATTTCTTCGTTCTCTTGGCTGGGAAGAAAACTCTGGTGATGATGAAGGCCTTACAGAAGAGGAGATCAATGCTTTTTACCAGGAG TACATGAAACTGAGGCCAACTCTGAAACTGTGCCGTGGCATGCAGCCAAAGGTGGCTCAATCTTTTGCAACTAATTTGGATGGAGCTTCTTCTGAAGTGAGCTCCTCTGACTCCGAATCGGAAGCTTGA